The following are encoded in a window of Dehalobacter sp. 12DCB1 genomic DNA:
- a CDS encoding DUF445 family protein, producing MNLIQMAAGPVIGAIIGYVTNYIAVKMLFRPINPIKIGNWTLPFTPGIFPKRKRQLAKALGNAVGNNLLTSKDIENLFLSGNIKNTIVQEIGNSLYEMDERHTLKNIFTGFVSQDTYQVLREQAENIICSKIMSGVSRMDVGTVIAREGRRAMKEKIHGTMLALMVNDQLIASVAAPIGAKVDAYIQENGQDMIRSIVREELAVLENQPLAAFMKKVEIEEKHLTGMVDRIYSGFVQKKLGDYIQQFDIAGVVEQKVNTMDVLEIERLVLSVMKNELNAVVNLGALIGFVIGLLNLLLK from the coding sequence ATGAATCTAATTCAAATGGCAGCAGGCCCGGTTATTGGTGCTATCATCGGTTATGTCACAAACTACATCGCGGTTAAGATGCTCTTTCGGCCCATCAACCCGATTAAAATCGGAAATTGGACATTGCCGTTTACGCCCGGCATTTTTCCAAAGAGAAAAAGGCAGCTTGCCAAAGCATTGGGTAATGCGGTCGGGAACAACCTTTTAACCAGTAAAGATATAGAGAATTTGTTCTTGTCAGGAAACATAAAAAATACAATCGTTCAGGAAATCGGCAACTCACTTTATGAAATGGATGAGCGACATACCCTAAAAAATATCTTCACGGGGTTTGTTTCACAGGATACCTATCAGGTTCTGAGAGAACAAGCTGAAAACATCATTTGCAGCAAGATCATGTCCGGTGTTTCCAGGATGGATGTCGGGACAGTCATTGCACGGGAGGGCAGACGAGCAATGAAGGAAAAAATCCATGGGACGATGCTCGCGCTGATGGTCAATGACCAATTGATTGCGTCCGTGGCGGCTCCGATCGGAGCAAAGGTAGATGCATACATCCAGGAAAACGGTCAGGACATGATCCGGTCCATTGTGAGAGAAGAACTTGCGGTTCTTGAGAATCAGCCGTTAGCGGCATTCATGAAAAAAGTTGAGATTGAGGAAAAACATCTTACCGGTATGGTTGACAGAATCTATTCGGGATTCGTGCAGAAAAAGCTTGGAGACTATATCCAACAGTTTGATATAGCCGGTGTTGTAGAACAAAAAGTTAATACTATGGATGTTCTGGAGATTGAGAGACTTGTGCTTTCGGTAATGAAAAACGAGTTGAACGCCGTCGTTAATTTAGGAGCCTTGATTGGTTTCGTGATTGGGCTGTTGAACTTATTGTTAAAATAA
- a CDS encoding putative manganese-dependent inorganic diphosphatase: MDKLVFVTGHKNPDTDSICSAIAYAELKKKLGVNAVPKRLGDINRETEFVLKHFGVETPEHLFTVKTQVADLNVDQAFPVSSDISIKTAWHLMKKNNIKTIPVIDDHERLLGIVTLSDITNNYMDALDNNTIASTRTTLRNIAETLNATLICGSQEDFKTTGKVVVAAVEPDDLHSFVEPGDIVITGNRLDIQLKALEYGTTCLIITCGGEPSQELIEEARSRNIVLLTTPIDTYTTVRLVNQSIPVGAVMTSQNLISFNIDDFIDDIQDKMLKTRYRSYPIVDDNNRIQGFISRYHLISQRKKNVILVDHNEKSQTVNGIEEAEILEIIDHHRLGDIQTASPIFLRNEPVGSTSTIVANMFFEMGIRPSKNIAGILCSAILSDTLKFKSPTSTYVDRMTAEKLAEIAGIDDMDKYANQMFKEGSSLQGKTLKEIFYQDFKDYTFGKYRIGIGQVFTMDKEKISEMEDSLIAFMKQLCAENGYHLLMLFVTDILDQASEVLFSGEEKELISLAFNVDLGENSVCLPGIVSRKKQVVPLISAAVDK, translated from the coding sequence ATGGATAAATTAGTATTTGTCACCGGTCATAAGAATCCGGATACAGATTCCATATGTTCTGCAATTGCCTACGCGGAACTTAAAAAAAAGCTCGGCGTGAACGCTGTACCCAAAAGGCTCGGTGATATCAACCGGGAAACTGAGTTTGTTCTGAAGCATTTCGGCGTCGAAACGCCGGAACATCTTTTCACAGTCAAAACACAGGTGGCTGATTTAAACGTTGATCAGGCTTTTCCCGTATCATCGGATATTTCGATTAAAACGGCCTGGCACCTTATGAAAAAAAACAATATCAAAACGATTCCCGTCATTGATGATCATGAGCGGCTTCTAGGGATTGTAACCCTATCCGATATTACCAATAATTATATGGATGCCTTGGACAACAACACCATTGCTTCAACGAGAACGACCCTGCGCAATATCGCCGAAACGCTGAATGCGACATTAATCTGCGGTTCCCAGGAAGATTTCAAGACGACCGGCAAGGTTGTGGTTGCTGCTGTTGAACCGGACGACTTGCATTCGTTTGTTGAGCCGGGTGATATTGTCATCACGGGAAACCGGTTAGATATCCAGTTGAAAGCCCTGGAATACGGTACCACCTGCCTGATCATCACCTGCGGCGGGGAACCGTCACAAGAGCTGATCGAAGAAGCCCGCAGCAGGAATATTGTTTTGTTAACAACTCCGATTGACACCTATACGACCGTAAGGCTGGTGAATCAGAGCATACCGGTAGGTGCCGTCATGACCAGCCAGAACCTTATATCGTTTAACATTGATGACTTTATTGACGATATTCAGGATAAAATGTTAAAAACCAGGTACCGGAGCTATCCGATTGTTGATGACAATAACCGGATCCAAGGATTTATATCGAGGTATCATCTGATTTCACAGAGAAAGAAAAACGTTATTCTGGTGGATCACAACGAAAAATCTCAGACTGTCAATGGCATTGAAGAGGCAGAAATCCTTGAAATTATCGATCACCACCGGTTGGGTGATATTCAGACAGCCAGTCCAATTTTTCTTCGCAACGAACCGGTAGGCAGCACCTCGACCATTGTTGCCAATATGTTTTTCGAGATGGGAATTCGTCCTTCGAAGAACATCGCCGGGATTCTTTGCTCCGCCATCCTGTCCGATACGCTGAAATTCAAATCTCCGACCAGTACCTACGTCGATAGGATGACGGCCGAAAAGCTGGCAGAAATAGCCGGGATTGACGATATGGACAAGTACGCCAACCAAATGTTCAAAGAAGGCTCTTCTCTGCAGGGAAAAACACTCAAGGAGATATTCTATCAGGATTTCAAGGATTATACCTTTGGCAAATACAGGATTGGAATCGGGCAGGTCTTCACCATGGACAAGGAAAAAATCTCGGAGATGGAAGATTCACTGATTGCGTTCATGAAGCAGCTTTGTGCCGAAAACGGCTATCATTTACTGATGCTTTTTGTGACCGATATTCTTGACCAGGCCTCAGAAGTCTTATTTTCCGGAGAAGAAAAAGAATTAATCTCGCTTGCTTTTAACGTTGATCTGGGTGAAAACAGCGTCTGCCTGCCTGGCATCGTTTCCAGAAAGAAACAGGTTGTTCCTTTAATTTCAGCGGCTGTTGACAAATAA
- a CDS encoding DUF1653 domain-containing protein, with the protein MPKYKHFKGGIYEVLFIAIHSETEEKLVIYKNSEGIIFARPYAMFFENVLVNGELVPRFGEIDSK; encoded by the coding sequence ATGCCAAAATATAAGCATTTTAAAGGCGGAATTTATGAAGTTCTCTTCATCGCCATTCACTCAGAGACCGAAGAAAAATTGGTGATTTATAAAAATTCGGAAGGAATTATTTTTGCACGGCCTTATGCAATGTTCTTTGAAAATGTTCTAGTGAACGGAGAACTTGTCCCCAGATTCGGGGAAATAGATTCGAAATAA
- the queD gene encoding 6-carboxytetrahydropterin synthase QueD: protein MYMLKVESGFDSAHFLAGHPGKCRNIHGHSWRVVVEIESETLADEGEARGMIVDFSQLKADLRQLADDYDHALLVEDGTLRKSTLEHLIRDGFRVIEVPFRTTAENFARCFYEALAGKGYQMTRVSVFETPTNCAVYEGRR, encoded by the coding sequence ATGTACATGTTGAAGGTGGAAAGTGGTTTTGACAGCGCGCACTTTCTGGCAGGCCATCCAGGCAAGTGCCGGAACATTCATGGCCACAGCTGGCGAGTGGTTGTGGAAATTGAATCTGAAACACTCGCAGATGAAGGAGAAGCCAGGGGGATGATTGTTGATTTTAGCCAGCTGAAAGCGGATCTGAGGCAGCTGGCGGATGACTACGATCATGCCTTGCTTGTGGAAGACGGAACGCTGCGAAAAAGTACGCTGGAACATCTTATTCGAGACGGTTTCCGGGTCATTGAGGTGCCTTTCAGGACAACAGCCGAAAATTTTGCCAGGTGCTTTTACGAGGCTTTGGCCGGTAAAGGATATCAAATGACCAGGGTTAGTGTGTTCGAAACGCCCACGAATTGCGCGGTCTACGAAGGCAGACGGTGA
- the queE gene encoding putative 7-carboxy-7-deazaguanine synthase QueE, with the protein MKYRVAEIFSSINGEGPRAGELAVFVRFAGCNLRCTYCDTRWANEADVSYQEMTGADLYKQVLTTGIKNVTLTGGEPLIQPGIAALTNLLCQDPALSVEIETNGSVSLKPFCTEVNHRPGFTMDYKLAWSGMEDKMILANFEVLTCRDAVKFVVGDQSDLKRAREIISTYGLIKKTAVFISPVFAHIAPSEIVKFMIVHKMNGVRLQLQLHKVIWDPEKRGV; encoded by the coding sequence ATGAAATACAGGGTTGCAGAAATTTTTTCAAGCATTAACGGAGAAGGACCGCGAGCAGGAGAATTGGCTGTTTTTGTCAGATTTGCGGGGTGCAATCTGCGATGTACTTACTGTGACACCCGCTGGGCGAATGAAGCGGATGTTTCTTACCAGGAAATGACGGGAGCGGATCTCTATAAACAGGTTTTGACCACAGGTATAAAGAACGTCACGCTGACAGGCGGGGAGCCGTTGATACAACCTGGTATTGCAGCCCTGACCAACTTGCTGTGCCAGGATCCGGCACTTTCCGTCGAGATTGAAACGAATGGCAGCGTCAGCCTGAAGCCGTTTTGCACAGAGGTTAACCACCGTCCGGGATTTACGATGGACTACAAGCTTGCTTGGAGCGGTATGGAGGACAAGATGATCTTAGCAAATTTTGAGGTTCTGACATGCCGGGATGCTGTGAAATTCGTGGTTGGCGATCAAAGCGACCTGAAAAGGGCGCGCGAAATCATAAGTACCTACGGTCTGATCAAGAAAACTGCGGTATTTATCAGTCCTGTTTTTGCACACATTGCGCCATCTGAGATTGTTAAATTTATGATTGTGCATAAAATGAATGGGGTGCGCTTGCAGCTTCAGCTACATAAAGTGATCTGGGATCCGGAAAAGAGAGGAGTATAA
- the queC gene encoding 7-cyano-7-deazaguanine synthase QueC, translating to MQKNEKALVVFSGGQDSTTCLFWARQLFAEVIALSFDYEQKHRLELDCAREICAKHQIEHHLLDLGLLNQLAPNALTRTEIEVEKNPSAGRLPNTFVDGRNMLFLSFAAVFAKQRGIRHLITGVSQSDYSGYPDCRDIFIKSLNVTLNLAMDYEFVIHTPLMWIDKAETWKLADDLGVLPIIQEETLTCYNGIKGDGCGECPACLLRKEGYQKYYSKESSHTLVNQKVDKYNEFE from the coding sequence ATGCAAAAAAATGAAAAAGCTTTGGTCGTCTTTAGCGGCGGACAAGACAGTACGACCTGTCTTTTTTGGGCCAGACAGTTATTTGCAGAAGTCATCGCCCTGTCCTTTGATTATGAGCAAAAACACCGGCTGGAATTAGATTGTGCCAGAGAAATATGTGCTAAGCATCAGATTGAGCATCATCTGCTAGATCTCGGTTTATTAAATCAGCTTGCGCCGAACGCACTGACCAGGACAGAGATCGAAGTTGAGAAAAATCCATCGGCCGGTCGGCTGCCAAACACATTTGTAGATGGCAGGAATATGCTCTTTCTATCGTTTGCAGCTGTTTTTGCTAAACAGAGAGGAATCAGGCATTTGATCACCGGCGTTTCTCAGAGTGATTACAGCGGTTATCCGGACTGCCGGGATATTTTTATAAAATCCCTGAATGTAACACTAAATCTCGCCATGGATTACGAATTTGTGATTCATACCCCTCTGATGTGGATCGACAAGGCGGAAACCTGGAAACTGGCTGACGATCTCGGTGTGCTTCCGATTATTCAAGAAGAGACGTTGACCTGTTATAATGGTATTAAAGGGGATGGGTGCGGGGAATGCCCTGCTTGCCTGCTACGGAAAGAGGGATATCAAAAATATTACAGCAAAGAATCAAGTCATACGCTTGTAAATCAGAAGGTAGATAAATATAATGAATTTGAATAA
- a CDS encoding glucose-6-phosphate isomerase: MISQWQKFQEYLYFNDELGIQVDVSRAGFPDTYFNDMKLRLQDMYHQIQALEEGAVANPDEQRMVGHYWLSDPELAPLPEIGAAIKDTLRRIRCFVQDVHAGTVCGQNGHPFRNVIVIGIGGSSLGPRFVSEALGNKNDLCSLYFIDNTDPDGMDRIFAELDTELDATLTIVISKSGGTIETRNGMEEVRHFYVSRGLDFSRHAVSITQPGSRLDQIRMKEDWLDTFPVWEWVGGRTSVLSAVGLLPLALQGIDISALIDGAKKCNALTRNPDTKNNPAALIASAWYVLTGGNGGQQMVILPYKDRLELFPKYLQQLIMESLGKEKDLDGNIVHQGITVLGNKGTSDQHSYIQQLLDGPGNFFVTFIEVLKDRDGHSLKIAEESTSGDYLQAFLLGTRNALSNKGRKSITLTVRDLNPVTIGVLIALYERTVSMYAQFVHINAYHQPAVEMAKKGAQEMIQLKNQALRVLRTCKTKGLTVEEIALKIEADGAAVDREMLYKILKHLEANPGNKIKSQKSISEFEALYEVVADQQ; the protein is encoded by the coding sequence GTGATATCACAATGGCAGAAATTCCAGGAATATTTATATTTCAATGATGAGCTGGGAATCCAGGTAGATGTCAGTCGCGCAGGGTTTCCGGATACGTATTTCAATGATATGAAACTGCGTTTGCAGGATATGTATCACCAGATTCAGGCCTTGGAAGAAGGAGCGGTTGCCAACCCGGACGAACAGCGGATGGTTGGGCATTATTGGCTGAGTGATCCTGAATTAGCCCCGCTGCCGGAAATAGGCGCAGCAATTAAAGATACCTTGCGCCGTATTCGATGCTTTGTGCAGGATGTTCATGCGGGCACTGTATGTGGTCAAAACGGACACCCTTTTCGGAACGTTATTGTGATCGGTATTGGCGGATCTTCTTTAGGACCGCGTTTTGTTTCCGAGGCACTTGGAAACAAAAATGATCTCTGTTCGCTGTACTTTATTGATAACACAGATCCGGATGGTATGGACCGTATTTTTGCTGAGTTGGATACTGAGCTGGATGCGACATTAACGATCGTGATCTCCAAAAGCGGCGGCACAATTGAAACCCGCAACGGTATGGAGGAAGTTCGTCATTTTTATGTAAGTCGGGGGCTGGACTTCAGCCGTCATGCGGTCAGTATCACTCAGCCTGGAAGCAGACTGGATCAGATCCGGATGAAAGAGGATTGGTTGGACACTTTTCCGGTTTGGGAATGGGTTGGCGGGCGGACTTCCGTCTTGTCCGCTGTGGGGCTGCTGCCGCTGGCTTTACAGGGAATTGATATTAGCGCTCTTATAGATGGAGCTAAGAAGTGTAACGCTCTGACCAGGAATCCAGATACGAAAAACAATCCTGCTGCCCTGATTGCCTCAGCGTGGTATGTCCTGACAGGGGGTAATGGTGGACAGCAGATGGTTATCCTTCCTTATAAAGACCGTTTGGAGCTTTTTCCAAAATATCTCCAGCAATTGATTATGGAGTCTCTTGGAAAAGAAAAGGACTTGGACGGTAATATTGTCCATCAGGGAATCACAGTACTCGGAAATAAAGGAACAAGCGATCAGCATTCTTATATCCAGCAGCTGCTTGATGGACCCGGCAACTTTTTTGTAACTTTCATCGAAGTATTAAAGGACAGGGATGGCCACTCACTTAAAATTGCTGAAGAAAGTACCAGCGGTGATTATTTACAGGCTTTTTTGCTCGGTACGAGGAATGCCCTGTCAAACAAGGGCCGAAAATCAATTACGCTGACAGTGAGAGACCTCAACCCCGTAACGATCGGAGTATTGATTGCCCTATACGAACGTACGGTGAGTATGTATGCCCAGTTTGTGCATATTAATGCCTATCACCAACCGGCTGTGGAAATGGCTAAAAAGGGTGCGCAGGAAATGATTCAATTAAAGAACCAGGCCCTGCGTGTTCTAAGGACCTGTAAAACCAAGGGATTAACAGTTGAAGAAATTGCATTGAAAATTGAAGCAGACGGGGCAGCCGTTGACCGTGAAATGCTCTATAAAATTCTTAAGCACCTTGAAGCAAATCCGGGAAACAAGATCAAGAGTCAAAAGAGCATCAGTGAATTTGAGGCTTTATACGAGGTTGTAGCTGATCAACAGTGA
- a CDS encoding phospho-sugar mutase produces MYSEQKYENTLKFWIENDYFDELSRRELAEITDLKELEDRFYTTLEFGTGGIRGVLGAGTNRLNRYVIRKVTQGLADTILEHGPEASQRGVVIAYDSRYFSKDFALETALVLAVNRIKVYLFESLRPTPELSFAVRYLQTIAGINITASHNPKEYNGYKVYWEDGGQLPPAPAKQIITKMAERKDWRIMLADRTKALEEGMVQMVGDQVDAAYQVEILHSLLNTELTQTYGTKLNIVCTPLHGTGGSPVQSILNKMGFKAFQMVAEQEQPDPEFPTVKSPNPEDPASFALALALAKKIQADLVLATDPDADRLGAYALDRNGQYCRFTGNQIGVILAYYILDQRRRSHRLPDNGVIVKTIASTDMAEAVAADFGAKTVNVLVGFKYIGEKIKEMEAQGWGTFLFGFEESHGYLAGTYTRDKDAVQASALLAEAALYYKQIENKTLPDILAELFARYGTFLDEQVAFALSGKEGRERIAAVMDRLRTAKPLSVAGLSVRFIDDYQQKVRWDVLENKMEEIDLPRENALRFSFEGGGYVMARPSGTEPKIRFYFCIKGSTRTEADATLARVKAEVFALINDLMV; encoded by the coding sequence ATGTATTCAGAACAAAAGTATGAAAATACCTTGAAATTTTGGATCGAAAATGATTATTTTGACGAGCTCAGCAGAAGGGAACTAGCGGAAATAACCGATCTGAAGGAGTTGGAGGATCGTTTCTATACGACTCTGGAGTTTGGGACCGGTGGCATTAGAGGGGTTCTCGGCGCAGGAACCAATCGCCTGAATCGTTATGTTATTCGCAAAGTCACACAGGGGTTGGCCGACACGATCTTGGAGCATGGACCGGAGGCGTCTCAGCGAGGGGTTGTCATTGCGTATGACAGCCGCTATTTTTCCAAAGATTTTGCACTGGAAACAGCGCTGGTACTGGCAGTAAATCGGATTAAAGTCTATCTGTTTGAAAGTCTGCGGCCGACACCTGAACTTTCATTTGCTGTCAGGTATCTGCAGACAATTGCCGGCATAAATATCACGGCCAGCCATAATCCGAAAGAATATAACGGCTATAAGGTCTATTGGGAGGATGGCGGGCAGCTGCCGCCTGCTCCTGCTAAGCAGATCATTACCAAGATGGCTGAAAGAAAAGACTGGAGAATTATGCTGGCGGACCGAACCAAAGCCCTGGAGGAAGGGATGGTTCAGATGGTCGGAGATCAGGTGGATGCTGCCTATCAGGTGGAGATACTCCACAGTCTGCTGAATACAGAACTAACGCAAACTTACGGTACAAAGCTGAACATTGTCTGCACGCCGCTCCATGGAACCGGCGGCAGCCCTGTCCAAAGCATTCTTAACAAAATGGGCTTTAAAGCTTTTCAAATGGTTGCAGAACAGGAACAACCTGATCCGGAATTTCCGACGGTGAAATCTCCGAACCCGGAAGATCCGGCGTCGTTTGCGCTTGCTTTAGCACTGGCAAAGAAGATACAGGCGGACCTTGTGTTAGCCACCGATCCGGATGCAGACCGTCTCGGTGCGTATGCCCTGGACCGAAATGGTCAATATTGCCGTTTTACGGGAAATCAGATTGGCGTAATCCTGGCGTATTATATCCTGGATCAAAGAAGACGAAGCCACAGACTGCCGGACAATGGCGTGATTGTCAAGACGATAGCCTCTACGGACATGGCCGAAGCAGTTGCGGCTGATTTTGGCGCCAAAACAGTGAATGTGCTGGTCGGCTTTAAATATATTGGAGAAAAGATCAAAGAGATGGAAGCACAGGGCTGGGGGACATTTTTGTTTGGTTTTGAAGAAAGCCATGGTTACCTGGCCGGTACGTATACCAGAGATAAGGATGCAGTCCAGGCTTCTGCGCTGCTGGCTGAGGCGGCATTGTATTACAAGCAGATAGAGAACAAAACCTTGCCGGATATACTGGCGGAACTTTTTGCGCGATACGGCACTTTCCTCGATGAGCAGGTTGCTTTTGCGCTGAGCGGTAAAGAAGGCCGGGAACGGATTGCCGCTGTAATGGACAGACTGCGGACGGCAAAGCCACTTTCTGTGGCAGGGCTCAGCGTACGGTTTATTGATGACTATCAGCAAAAGGTCCGATGGGATGTGCTGGAGAACAAGATGGAAGAAATCGATCTTCCCCGGGAGAATGCGCTTCGCTTTTCCTTTGAAGGGGGAGGCTATGTCATGGCAAGACCTTCCGGTACGGAACCAAAAATACGTTTTTATTTCTGTATCAAAGGTTCTACCAGAACTGAAGCGGATGCTACCTTGGCACGTGTCAAAGCGGAAGTCTTCGCCCTGATTAATGACCTGATGGTTTGA
- a CDS encoding CorA family divalent cation transporter, with protein MIRRPGIEYQLSSEWSVNGLQHYLVSPEGLKEIESQQIPAEGKFSVTLFNAEEWKLLSGHLAFGGSAEIDRVLGKLNPQENNFNQRFERLHPSLFFIGYSDFADDTKEFAIYFFLSANDMTILRNDRLELPQINDWARRGLLTTPSDLAQLLGMEILEHHQRQLELLEDDVDRIEENILETPERWQRSEIINLHKKILGLKKSLNAHQTIFSRLAAMDNHDQGKPSWKDLVADTQQKLENARQTHELIEILMEAYQQAIDNRANDIMKVLTLLATILLPINLVTSFFGMNFEAMPLIHSPLGMPLFLGVSVLIVTAVLILFWRKHWLR; from the coding sequence ATGATTCGAAGGCCAGGAATAGAGTACCAGTTGTCAAGTGAATGGAGTGTGAACGGCTTGCAACACTATCTTGTCTCTCCGGAGGGCCTAAAAGAAATAGAATCACAACAGATTCCGGCAGAGGGAAAGTTTAGCGTAACCCTCTTCAATGCTGAGGAATGGAAGCTCCTGAGCGGGCACTTGGCATTTGGCGGATCTGCAGAGATTGACCGTGTTCTGGGGAAACTGAATCCGCAGGAGAATAATTTTAATCAAAGATTTGAACGTCTACACCCTTCTCTGTTTTTTATTGGATATAGCGATTTTGCTGATGATACCAAAGAATTTGCGATTTACTTTTTTCTGTCGGCGAATGATATGACGATACTGCGCAATGACCGACTTGAGCTGCCGCAGATCAATGACTGGGCCCGGAGAGGACTGCTTACAACACCTTCCGATCTGGCGCAGCTCCTCGGCATGGAAATACTGGAACACCATCAGCGCCAGCTGGAATTACTGGAAGATGATGTGGACCGGATTGAAGAAAATATCCTGGAAACTCCTGAAAGATGGCAAAGAAGTGAAATAATCAACCTTCACAAAAAAATACTGGGTTTAAAGAAATCACTGAATGCGCATCAGACGATTTTCAGCAGACTGGCAGCCATGGATAATCATGATCAAGGGAAGCCATCGTGGAAAGACCTGGTTGCCGATACCCAGCAGAAACTTGAAAATGCACGGCAGACTCATGAGCTGATTGAAATCCTAATGGAAGCCTACCAGCAGGCCATTGATAACCGGGCCAATGATATCATGAAAGTTCTGACGCTTCTAGCCACGATCCTGCTGCCGATTAATCTGGTTACCTCCTTCTTTGGAATGAATTTTGAAGCAATGCCACTAATTCACTCACCTTTGGGGATGCCGCTCTTTCTCGGTGTATCCGTGTTGATTGTAACAGCAGTACTTATCCTGTTTTGGCGTAAACACTGGCTGAGATAA
- a CDS encoding GGDEF domain-containing protein encodes MNLFDRKDDHAFLDRHKLSQKSKFIICLLFIGVLVLVLLFGNLNTAPGIIIGSIMAIVTLLMPLIFGYAGLMVTLIYSIIGITAPFRFGIMQGDPYYFAIAVFILANFFGSAIIAVEVERNKKTQKILETLSVTDGLTEIYNHRYFQQRLDEEIARAIRANRTLVLCMIDIDNFKMYNDSYGHYFGDEILRKTAGLIQNTTRKSDIACRYGGDEFAVILPDSGIEEVHFVMERLKEAFYSLRFSFPDCHVTKTLTLSVGFSIFPDLAKNKDQLITQADAALYRAKYQGRNKIELYQDTLRTNPLN; translated from the coding sequence ATGAATTTATTTGATCGAAAAGATGATCATGCTTTTTTAGATAGACATAAACTCAGTCAAAAAAGTAAATTTATTATTTGCTTATTATTTATTGGGGTCTTGGTCTTGGTTCTGCTTTTTGGCAATCTGAATACAGCTCCGGGAATTATTATTGGGAGTATAATGGCTATCGTCACGTTGCTGATGCCGCTGATCTTTGGGTATGCCGGCCTTATGGTTACACTTATATACAGTATCATAGGGATTACTGCTCCGTTCAGATTCGGAATAATGCAAGGTGACCCATATTATTTTGCTATTGCCGTGTTCATCCTGGCAAACTTTTTTGGATCTGCGATTATTGCCGTTGAAGTTGAACGCAATAAAAAAACTCAGAAAATACTTGAGACCCTTTCTGTGACAGACGGTCTGACAGAGATCTACAATCATAGGTATTTTCAGCAAAGGCTTGACGAAGAGATTGCGAGAGCCATCAGAGCAAATCGTACGCTTGTTTTATGTATGATCGATATTGACAACTTTAAGATGTACAATGATTCCTATGGCCATTATTTCGGTGATGAAATACTAAGAAAAACCGCCGGGCTAATCCAAAACACTACGAGAAAATCAGATATTGCCTGTCGCTACGGCGGAGACGAGTTTGCAGTAATTTTGCCTGATTCCGGCATCGAAGAAGTCCATTTTGTCATGGAAAGGCTCAAAGAAGCATTTTACAGTCTGCGATTTTCTTTCCCGGATTGTCACGTTACAAAAACCTTGACGCTTTCGGTCGGTTTCTCAATTTTCCCTGATCTGGCTAAAAATAAAGATCAACTAATTACCCAGGCGGACGCTGCCCTTTACCGGGCCAAATATCAGGGCAGAAACAAAATCGAGCTCTATCAGGATACTCTAAGAACAAACCCGCTCAATTAA
- a CDS encoding LytTR family transcriptional regulator DNA-binding domain-containing protein, with protein sequence MARILLVDDEPMVLNALKRILHPQGYELFAATTSKEALDFLQKSAIDVIICDQNMPGMLGIDLLKRSREEYPDAVRILITGSSDINVAISAINEGSIYYYLAKPWKNEEVISVVEKALANKPEHLYPVERKMEQEIKKIPVWEDDTIILIDLSEVIYLTAAEGDVVVITEKGRYQSPDSLNSWEKKLGSGSFFRCHRSYIVNINKIEKISPWFNSAYNLKLKETKETIPVSRNSTKKLKNLFGL encoded by the coding sequence ATGGCAAGAATACTTTTGGTTGATGATGAACCGATGGTGCTTAACGCTTTAAAGCGTATCCTGCATCCCCAGGGATACGAGCTGTTTGCCGCTACGACCTCGAAAGAAGCGCTGGATTTTCTGCAAAAAAGCGCGATAGACGTGATTATTTGTGACCAAAATATGCCGGGGATGCTGGGTATTGACCTATTGAAACGTTCAAGAGAAGAGTATCCGGATGCCGTTAGAATTCTGATCACTGGTTCGTCAGACATCAATGTTGCAATTTCAGCAATTAACGAAGGCAGTATTTATTATTACCTCGCCAAGCCCTGGAAAAACGAAGAAGTCATTTCAGTGGTCGAAAAAGCCCTTGCCAATAAACCTGAACATCTCTATCCGGTGGAACGCAAGATGGAACAGGAAATCAAAAAAATACCTGTATGGGAAGATGACACCATTATTCTGATTGACCTGTCGGAGGTGATTTATTTAACGGCAGCTGAAGGGGATGTCGTTGTTATTACCGAAAAAGGAAGATATCAAAGTCCTGACTCTTTAAATTCGTGGGAGAAGAAGCTTGGATCCGGCAGCTTTTTTCGGTGCCATCGAAGCTATATTGTCAATATCAATAAAATTGAAAAAATCAGTCCCTGGTTCAACAGTGCGTATAATTTAAAGTTGAAGGAAACGAAAGAAACTATTCCCGTCAGCAGAAACTCCACTAAAAAGCTGAAAAATTTATTTGGGTTATAA